A single region of the Anopheles funestus chromosome X, idAnoFuneDA-416_04, whole genome shotgun sequence genome encodes:
- the LOC125766222 gene encoding transcription factor Sp8-like: MANFPSVWLLEQHSALQHPHLTIHDDKPYLCGLCGQKSRYACCRYRTVLAKHHRAEPGGRSRVPADKLFTCDVCGMQFRYLKSFKKHRLNHALERLHGKKGSVGVGTTPADSEPAVSSTNESSDGVAASSAMVADLRSLTACADGDAESVHGDGGACGQEKKPGAEGGEIVTPVSTVTGGGEEQDDTVSDSALNQATTIADSAGPSSVAGTIDDTQTKISSSSSSSSSNSATSTTRSSTCHSNGISNHCTNGGGSIGSCQTNSNSASVTRMVQSPMEAANETLLAGELKRYQAASVAAVAAAAAAANSAAAHHHASVVRSMEAESSSTHAPGGNGGGVGSSGGGVLQHGLPSTGSSTGPSSLSHTLNSLINAETIPHHRLLGLDPQEASILNFLRVDAAEKQRDRRFACPFCGKCVRSKENLKLHVRKHTGERPFVCLFCGRAFGGKSDLTRHLRIHTGERPYHCEACGKCFARADYLSKHLTTHVHQLSPRP, translated from the coding sequence ATGGCTAACTTTCCGTCCGTGTGGTTGCTGGAGCAACACTCTGCCCTGCAGCATCCGCACCTGACGATCCACGACGATAAACCCTACCTGTGTGGGCTGTGCGGACAGAAGAGCCGGTACGCGTGCTGCCGTTACCGCACGGTACTGGCAAAGCATCACCGTGCCGAACCGGGCGGTCGTAGCCGTGTGCCGGCGGACAAACTGTTCACGTGTGACGTGTGTGGCATGCAGTTCCGGTATCTGAAGTCGTTCAAGAAGCACCGACTGAACCACGCACTGGAGCGTCTGCATGGTAAGAAAGGTTCGGTTGGTGTTGGTACGACACCGGCCGACAGTGAACCGGCCGTGTCGAGTACGAACGAGAGCAGTGATGGTGTTGCCGCTAGCAGTGCAATGGTCGCAGATCTGCGCAGCTTAACAGCTTGTGCAGACGGTGACGCAGAAAGTGTCCACGGGGATGGAGGTGCGTGTGGGCAGGAGAAGAAACCGGGAGCCGAAGGTGGTGAGATAGTTACGCCTGTTAGCACAGTAACGGGTGGCGGAGAAGAGCAAGATGACACGGTGTCGGACTCTGCACTGAACCAAGCGACCACGATCGCTGATTCTGCTGGTCCATCCTCGGTAGCTGGAACCATCGATGATACTCAGACCAagataagcagcagcagcagcagtagcagcagcaatagTGCGACCAGCACAACACGTAGCAGCACCTGTCACAGCAACGGTATTTCGAACCACTGTACCAATGGCGGCGGTAGCATTGGCAGCTGTCAAACGAATAGTAACAGTGCCAGCGTTACGCGAATGGTGCAGTCACCGATGGAGGCCGCCAATGAGACGCTGCTGGCAGGTGAGCTGAAACGCTATCAGGCGGCATCGGTAGCCGCTgttgctgcggctgctgccgctgccaaCTCTGCCGCCGCCCATCATCATGCGTCCGTTGTGCGCTCGATGGAGGCAGAGTCTAGCAGTACACATGCACCAGGCGGCAACGGCGGTGGTGTTGGCAGCAGTGGAGGAGGTGTGCTGCAGCACGGCCTACCTTCAACAGGCAGCTCAACCGGGCCGAGCTCGTTAAGCCACACGTTAAACAGTTTGATTAACGCGGAAACGATACCGCACCATCGGCTGCTAGGGCTGGATCCACAGGAAGCCTCCATACTGAACTTTCTGCGCGTCGATGCGGCTGAGAAGCAACGGGATCGGCGTTTCGCCTGTCCGTTCTGTGGTAAGTGTGTGCGGTCGAAGGAAAACCTGAAGCTGCACGTCCGCAAACACACCGGTGAACGgccgtttgtgtgtttgttctgCGGTCGCGCTTTCGGCGGCAAGTCGGACCTGACGCGCCATCTGCGCATCCACACCGGCGAACGGCCGTACCACTGTGAGGCGTGCGGCAAATGTTTCGCCCGCGCCGACTACCTCTCGAAGCATCTGACCACACACGTACACCAGCTGTCGCCGCGCCCGTGA
- the LOC125771891 gene encoding mucin-17-like, giving the protein MENEFNEVAARAVLAYLYDHDMYKLAEQFCMANPYLETDRRSLQEGNLPVNFLHKPLKVVMKEFIVMQSQLLQLVNLCSGAISFPQSSSILELVDHLIKVLKSSGTGQVLKTVISTLPACIDWSETHSTTEPQPVPPNVVEHTNGGTVQGSSDMSFSADSLLGQDLIITASDMSLMETITRCVELDTMPLIMENAVFTEQPSAVKANTLNGIITVGNIPPASGTQSNQTYTSTPSASTVPMITPQQTNQSKKPTHNVTLPLPHDNVPTATTNPSLSIAKGQQQAPSVSKANTEKLPPPTTGSLLTLGTGVARSNATPLDNPIVPGAVSSRSTSSRKQSHIRILDFGTPPVKRGSPSVVGPSPVIPSPIVSVPQRSLPVLKLTPTVCVADRNQPPVQTANEETKPKKVIVKRRLKRYGTRKQIKRIVGGKLSSKKLVKRTMPKRQMHSPDSLHQQSDSINCTQPSNVSQSNRNCLQPKVNASTINMSPAKSCRPPSASPTRAVVPGSPSCPVDPLAVCPMTPRFLTRPLQPLCMLSPLLGTLDASAISHIKSTSHTKQTTDINTPRYPITPGNTITPSPPTECVSYYESEPGTVNTARKTGTNDETDDSETDRSESPGVAKPQLTLAASEGSEEISIQYVERERFQPVMVEDREFNARLAARIEIDNGNRVFQIAVSPLITLYEDYP; this is encoded by the exons atggaaaatgaattcaATGAAGTAGCAGCCCGTGCAGTATTAG CATATCTTTACGACCACGATATGTACAAACTGGCGGAGCAGTTCTGTATGGCTAATCCTTATTTAGAGACGGATCGGCGTTCCTTGCAGGAGGGCAACTTACCGGTAAACTTTCTGCACAAACCACTGAAGGTCGTGATGAAGGAATTTATCGTGATGCAATCACAAC TACTGCAGCTGGTGAATCTGTGCAGCGGTGCAATAAGTTTTCCGCAGTCCAGCTCGATCTTGGAACTGGTGGATCATTTGATAAAGGTCCTAAAATCGTCCGGTACGGGACAGGTACTTAAGACGGTAATTTCCACGCTTCCAGCATGCATCGATTGGAGTGAGACGCATTCAACAACTGAACCCCAGCCGGTACCGCCAAATGTTGTGGAACATACGAACGGCGGTACCGTGCAAGGTTCGTCCGATATGTCGTTCTCTGCCGATAGCCTTCTTGGACAGGATCTCATTATTACAGCGTCGGATATGAGCCTGATGGAAACAATCACGCGCTGTGTAGAATTAGACACCATGCCATTAATAATGGAGAACGCGGTGTTTACTGAACAACCGTCGGCTGTTAAAGCTAATACGCTAAACGGCATCATCACCGTTGGAAACATACCGCCTGCAAGTGGCACACAATCAAACCAAACCTACACATCAACCCCTTCTGCCTCCACCGTCCCGATGATCACTCCGCAGCAAACCAATCAATCGAAGAAACCGACACACAACGTTACGCTGCCCCTGCCACATGACAACGTACCAACGGCAACCACAAATCCGTCACTATCGATCGCAAAAGGGCAGCAGCAGGCACCGAGTGTTTCGAAAGCAAATACCGAAAAGCTACCACCACCTACGACCGGGTCGCTGCTGACGCTTGGAACCGGTGTGGCACGATCGAATGCGACACCACTAGACAATCCGATCGTACCCGGCGCGGTCAGTTCTCGGTCAACCTCCAGCCGCAAGCAGTCGCACATCCGCATACTAGACTTTGGCACACCGCCAGTCAAGCGCGGCAGTCCTTCGGTCGTCGGTCCGTCGCCTGTGATACCGTCGCCGATCGTGAGTGTCCCGCAAAGGAGTTTACCAGTGCTGAAGCTTACACCGACTGTCTGCGTAGCGGACAGAAATCAACCACCGGTGCAGACCGCCAAcgaggaaacaaaaccaaagaaagTGATCGTTAAGCGGCGATTAAAGCGATACGGAACgcgaaaacaaattaaacgtATCGTTGGAGGGAAGCTTTCCTCCAAGAAGCTGGTGAAGAGGACAATGCCAAAG cGCCAAATGCATTCACCGGACAGTTTACATCAGCAATCCGACAGCATCAACTGTACGCAACCGTCAAACGTTTCCCAAAGCAATAGAAATTGTTTACAACCGAAGGTGAACGCATCCACCATCAACATGTCGCCGGCGAAATCGTGCCGACCGCCGTCAGCTTCACCGACCCGGGCTGTTGTTCCCGGTTCACCTTCCTGTCCGGTCGATCCGCTTGCCGTCTGTCCAATGACGCCACGTTTTCTAACCCGTCCGCTACAGCCACTGTGCATGCTATCGCCGCTGCTCGGTACGCTCGATGCTAGTGCAATCAGCCACATCAAATCAACCAGCCACACGAAACAGACCACCGACATCAATACACCGAGGTACCCGATAACACCCGGCAATACCATTACCCCGTCACCGCCGACGGAGTGTGTTTCGTACTATGAAAGTGAACCGGGTACGGTTAATACCGCCCGCAAGACCGGTACGAATGACGAGACGGACGATAGTGAAACGGATCGAAGCGAATCGCCGGGTGTAGCAAAACCACAGCTAACGCTTGCGGCAAGCGAAGGCAGTGAGGAGATATCGATACAATATGTAGAACGCGAACGATTCCAACCGGTAATGGTGGAAGATCGTGAATTCAATGCCCGACTGGCGGCACGCATCGAAATCGACAATGGAAACCGTGTGTTTCAGATTGCGGTTTCACCCCTTATTACACTGTATGAAGATTATCCCTAG
- the LOC125771908 gene encoding poly(ADP-ribose) glycohydrolase: MEAGTSNDCFKENYVRGASTGENRGCPLEAIYHHRNDPYELTHFAAIDRNEHHTVLYELPFQAHSDKPPAPYCSPRATSSTGGILRLPTMSRCMMRNADGSHAVENRWTLVCRALSKPIANSRQLEDTIVQYNPDYRTHFQFVALHKLFEEQCDDDERAAFFGETLPRLVTLALRLTELIRTPVPLLVQWQNHAVSMTQEQAACLLANAFLCTFPQPKAAHAKSFPGSNFAPLFAGTSQSVVEKIKCLCHYFRRVCVRMPTGVLTYERRYIAKNHVPDWGTVSACFARNRPSLHVSPDGTIEDQGTGLLQMVFANRFLGGGVIGHGCVQEEIRCVINPELLVGRLLFESLRETEAYFVLGSEQYCRYANYASSFTFDADHRDETPRDASGRRRCYIVGLDALRMQPGMDQYEERAVRRELGKAYAGFVDGFEGRSPAPGIATGNWGCGAFGGHAPLKALLQLMVACVVNRPLLYFTCNEAGLQERLLTMYSFLTERRVAVATLFRLLVRYGAKGSGTVRSNEQDVYDYLYQHLKPGGGGSTATLPNQL; this comes from the exons ATGGAAGCTGGTACATCAAACG attgctttaaagaaaattatgttCGAGGAGCGAGTACGGGCGAGAACCGTGGCTGTCCGTTGGAAGCAATTTACCACCATCGGAATGATCCGTACGAGCTGACCCATTTTGCTGCAATCGACCGTAACGAGCATCACACGGTACTGTACGAGCTACCGTTCCAGGCACATTCGGACAAACCGCCCGCCCCGTACTGTAGCCCAAGGGCCACGTCAAGCACTGGCGGCATTCTGCGACTCCCGACCATGTCCCGTTGCATGATGCGGAACGCGGACGGGTCACACGCAGTCGAAAATCGATGGACGTTGGTGTGCCGGGCGCTATCGAAACCGATTGCAAACTCGCGGCAACTAGAGGACACAATCGTGCAGTACAATCCGGACTACAGGACGCATTTTCAGTTCGTTGCGCTGCACAAACTGTTTGAGGAGCAGTGCGATGATGACGAGCGGGCTGCCTTCTTCGGTGAAACGTTACCACGGCTGGTAACGCTCGCCCTACGGCTAACCGAGCTGATACGGACGCCGGTACCGTTGCTGGTGCAGTGGCAAAATCATGCCGTTTCGATGACGCAGGAACAGGCCGCCTGTCTGCTGGCGAACGCATTTCTCTGCACCTTTCCCCAGCCGAAGGCGGCCCACGCGAAAAGCTTTCCGGGGTCGAACTTTGCACCACTGTTTGCCGGCACCAGCCAGTCGGTGGTGGAGAAGATTAAGTGTCTTTGTCACTACTTTCGGCGCGTTTGTGTCCGCATGCCAACCGGTGTGCTAACGTACGAGCGGCGTTACATAGCGAAAAACCACGTCCCAGACTGGGGCACCGTGTCGGCGTGCTTTGCCCGCAATCGGCCCTCGCTTCACGTATCACCGGACGGTACCATCGAGGACCAGGGTACGGGCCTGTTGCAGATGGTGTTTGCGAACCGCTTTCTTGGCGGTGGTGTTATCGGGCACGGTTGCGTGCAAGAGGAGATCCGGTGCGTCATCAATCCGGAGTTGCTGGTCGGTCGGTTGCTGTTCGAATCGTTGCGCGAAACGGAAGCATACTTTGTGCTCGGCTCGGAACAGTACTGCCGGTACGCGAACTATGCGTCCAGCTTCACCTTCGATGCGGACCATCGGGACGAAACGCCACGGGATGCGAGCGGACGGCGACGGTGCTACATTGTCGGGCTGGATGCGCTCCGGATGCAGCCGGGCATGGACCAGTACGAGGAGCGAGCGGTGCGCCGGGAGCTCGGTAAAGCGTACGCCGGGTTTGTGGATGGGTTCGAGGGCCGGTCGCCAGCACCGGGGATCGCCACCGGCAACTGGGGTTGCGGTGCGTTCGGTGGCCATGCACCGCTCAAAGCGCTGCTACAGCTGATGGTGGCCTGCGTCGTCAATCGACCATTGCTATACTTCACCTGCAACGAGGCCGGTCTGCAGGAGCGATTACTCACCATGTACAGCTTCCTGACGGAGCGTCGTGTTGCCGTTGCGACGCTGTTCCGGCTGCTGGTGCGTTACGGTGCCAAGGGATCCGGTACGGTTCGATCCAACGAGCAGGACGTGTACGACTATCTGTACCAACATCTAAAGCCGGGTGGGGGCGGTTCCACCGCGACGCTACCCAATCAATTGTaa